In the genome of Haemophilus pittmaniae, one region contains:
- a CDS encoding YfcC family protein: MEATKKKTFNFPSAFTILFVILIIAVGLTWVIPSGSYSKLTYNSTDHAFVVKSYGQEDKTYPATEATLNDLNIKIKLSNFTEGVIKKPIAIPGTYQRIEQHYKGIMDIPKSMVEGTIEAVDVMVFIFVLGGMIGVINRTGAFNSGLMSLANRTKGNEFLIVFSVSVLMVLGGTTCGIEEEAVAFYPILVPIFLALGYDAIVCVGAIFLASSMGTAFSTINPFSVVIASNAAGIPFTEGIGFRAIGLVLGATCVIAYLYWYCKKVKADPSFSYTYEDREEFRQRYMKNFDPNIVPEFTVRRKLVLLLFCIAFPIMIWGVMAGGWWFPQMAASFLTITIIIMFISGLSEKAIVESFTEGASELVGVSLIIGLARGVNLVLEQGMISDTILDYMSNLVSGMPGSVFILGQLVVFIFLGLIVPSSSGLAVLSMPIMAPLADAVGIPRDIVVSAYNWGQYAMLFLAPTGLVLVTLQMLHIPFNKWVKFVMPMIGCLLLIGSILLVIQVSMYSV; encoded by the coding sequence ATGGAAGCAACTAAAAAAAAGACGTTTAACTTTCCGTCTGCATTTACTATCTTATTTGTCATTTTAATCATCGCCGTTGGATTAACTTGGGTTATCCCATCCGGCTCCTATTCCAAACTGACCTACAATTCAACAGATCATGCGTTTGTTGTTAAATCCTATGGTCAAGAGGATAAAACCTACCCAGCCACCGAAGCTACACTTAACGATCTGAATATTAAAATTAAATTATCTAATTTTACTGAAGGCGTTATCAAAAAACCTATTGCAATCCCAGGAACTTACCAACGTATTGAGCAACACTATAAAGGAATTATGGATATTCCAAAAAGTATGGTGGAAGGAACCATTGAAGCCGTGGATGTGATGGTGTTCATTTTTGTATTAGGGGGAATGATTGGGGTTATTAACCGAACCGGAGCATTTAACTCGGGGTTAATGTCGCTAGCCAATCGAACTAAAGGTAATGAGTTCTTGATTGTCTTCAGTGTCTCGGTATTAATGGTATTAGGTGGTACAACCTGCGGTATTGAGGAAGAAGCGGTGGCCTTCTACCCGATTTTAGTGCCGATTTTCTTAGCATTAGGGTATGATGCTATTGTTTGTGTCGGTGCTATTTTCTTAGCCTCCTCAATGGGGACAGCATTCTCTACCATCAATCCATTTTCGGTTGTAATTGCCTCTAATGCGGCCGGTATTCCGTTTACCGAAGGCATTGGCTTCCGAGCAATCGGTTTGGTATTGGGTGCAACCTGCGTAATTGCATACCTTTACTGGTATTGTAAGAAAGTTAAAGCGGATCCGAGTTTTTCCTATACCTATGAGGATCGGGAAGAGTTTCGTCAACGTTATATGAAAAATTTTGATCCAAATATCGTGCCTGAATTTACTGTCCGCAGAAAATTAGTATTATTACTATTCTGCATCGCTTTCCCAATTATGATTTGGGGGGTAATGGCCGGTGGTTGGTGGTTCCCGCAAATGGCGGCATCCTTCCTAACCATTACGATTATCATCATGTTTATCAGCGGATTATCCGAAAAAGCGATTGTTGAATCCTTTACCGAAGGTGCCTCCGAATTGGTCGGCGTGTCATTGATTATCGGCTTGGCACGTGGGGTAAACCTTGTTCTGGAACAAGGTATGATTTCCGATACAATATTAGACTATATGTCAAATTTGGTAAGCGGCATGCCGGGTAGTGTATTTATTCTCGGTCAGCTTGTGGTGTTTATCTTCTTGGGACTCATTGTGCCATCTTCTTCTGGTTTGGCTGTGCTTTCTATGCCGATTATGGCACCATTGGCCGATGCGGTGGGCATTCCAAGAGATATCGTGGTTTCCGCTTACAACTGGGGTCAATATGCAATGCTCTTCCTTGCTCCAACAGGATTAGTATTAGTAACCCTACAAATGTTGCATATTCCTTTCAATAAATGGGTGAAATTTGTTATGCCGATGATTGGTTGCTTGTTACTGATAGGCTCCATTCTATTGGTCATTCAAGTCTCGATGTATAGTGTTTAA
- the arcC gene encoding carbamate kinase produces MRIVIALGGNALLRRGEPLTADNQRQNVRIACEQIAKIYPNNELVIAHGNGPQVGLLALQGAAYKDVPTYPLDVLGAESVGMIGYMIQQELGNLVPFEVPFATLLSQVEVDINDPAFKNPTKPIGPVYSKEEAERLAKEKNWSIAQDGDKYRRVVPSPLPKRIFEIRPVKWLLEKGSIVICAGGGGIPTYYDEQHNLQGVEAVIDKDLCSALLAENLEADLFIIATDVSAAFVDWGTPNQKAIAAASPDAIEKLGFAAGSMGPKVQAAANFARHTGKDAVIGSLSDIVDIVKGKAGTRVTTKVDEISYYA; encoded by the coding sequence ATGAGAATTGTAATTGCACTTGGTGGTAATGCGCTACTGCGTCGTGGTGAGCCATTAACCGCAGATAATCAACGACAGAATGTTCGAATTGCCTGTGAACAAATTGCCAAAATCTATCCGAATAATGAATTGGTGATAGCTCACGGGAATGGTCCTCAAGTTGGTTTATTAGCCTTACAGGGCGCAGCGTATAAGGATGTACCAACTTATCCATTGGATGTGTTGGGAGCTGAGTCGGTTGGTATGATCGGCTACATGATTCAACAAGAATTAGGTAATTTAGTTCCTTTTGAGGTGCCATTCGCCACATTATTATCACAAGTCGAAGTGGATATTAATGATCCCGCCTTCAAGAATCCAACTAAACCGATTGGTCCGGTTTATTCTAAGGAAGAGGCCGAGCGTTTAGCTAAGGAAAAAAACTGGTCGATTGCCCAGGATGGCGACAAATACCGTCGGGTTGTGCCAAGTCCATTACCAAAACGTATCTTTGAAATTCGTCCAGTGAAATGGTTATTGGAAAAAGGCAGTATTGTGATTTGCGCCGGTGGTGGTGGCATACCAACCTACTATGACGAGCAACATAATTTGCAAGGTGTTGAAGCGGTGATTGATAAGGATCTTTGTTCTGCATTGTTAGCGGAAAACTTAGAAGCCGATTTATTCATTATCGCGACAGATGTTTCAGCTGCTTTTGTGGATTGGGGAACTCCAAATCAAAAAGCGATTGCTGCAGCTTCGCCGGATGCAATTGAGAAATTAGGTTTTGCTGCCGGTTCCATGGGGCCAAAAGTACAGGCCGCAGCAAACTTTGCCCGTCATACAGGAAAAGATGCTGTAATTGGTTCCCTATCCGATATCGTCGATATTGTGAAAGGCAAAGCCGGTACCCGTGTAACCACTAAAGTGGATGAAATTTCTTATTATGCTTAA
- a CDS encoding Lrp/AsnC family transcriptional regulator, whose amino-acid sequence MYQKKLFDNIDTRILKALQRNGRLQNNELANEIGLSNSACLRRVNLLEESGVIDGYVALLNPKKVNCNIIVYALGTFAEESPELKEKFIFEIKLIPQILECHFMSGTYDFLLKCCVADLEEFNHLKAVYLNSHIGIKNLKSEITLKTVKSTTELPL is encoded by the coding sequence ATGTATCAAAAGAAGCTTTTTGATAATATTGATACCCGTATTCTAAAGGCTTTGCAGAGAAATGGCCGATTACAAAATAATGAACTGGCTAATGAAATAGGACTTTCTAATTCCGCTTGTTTAAGACGGGTAAATTTACTGGAAGAAAGCGGCGTGATTGATGGTTATGTCGCCCTATTAAATCCTAAGAAAGTCAATTGTAATATCATTGTTTATGCGTTAGGCACATTTGCGGAAGAAAGTCCGGAATTAAAAGAAAAATTTATTTTTGAAATTAAGCTCATTCCACAAATCCTCGAGTGCCATTTCATGTCCGGAACCTATGATTTTTTACTGAAATGTTGTGTTGCCGACCTTGAGGAATTTAATCATTTAAAAGCAGTTTATCTCAACAGCCATATCGGAATAAAAAACCTAAAATCAGAAATTACTTTAAAAACCGTTAAATCCACCACTGAATTGCCACTGTAG